The Candidatus Binataceae bacterium DNA window ATGGATCGGCACGTGGTCCAGACCACCCGAATGGATGTCGATGGTCGGCCCCAGGTACTTCATCGCCATCGCCGAGCACTCAATATGCCAGCCGGGATAGCCGCGTCCCCACGGACTGTCCCACTGCATGATGTGATGGGGCTGGTTGAGCACCCACAGGGCGAAATCGTGCGGACTGCGCTTGTCATCCGCATGCTCCAGCCGCTGGGTGGAAGATTGCTCCTCCAAGCTTTGCCGCGCCAGCCGGCCACGACCTCCCGGCCCACGCCAGCGCTTGAGATCAAAATAAACCCCGCTTTGCGTTACATAGCCGTATCCCCGTTTCACAATCCGGTCGATCAGGGCGATCATGTCGGGAATATGCTCGGTAGCTCGAGCGTAGCGCCCAGGCGGCACGGTGGGCGGCTCAATATGCAACAGCTCCAGATCGTGGCGAAACTGTGCAATATAATACTCGGCCACTTCCGCCGGACTGCGCCCCTGCTCGCGTGCGGTCTTTTCGATCTTATCTTCGCCGGCATCCTCGTCCGACGTCATGTGGCCGACGTCCGTAATGTTCATGACGTGGCGGACTTCGTAGCCGTTGAACCGCAAAGCGCGCTGCAAAACGTCAGTGAACAGGTAGCTGCGCATGTTGCCCAGATGCTGTGGCAGATAAACCGTGGGACCGCAGGAATAATAGGTCACCACGCCGGGCGTCAGCGGTTTGAACTCCTCGACGGCGCGAGTCAGTGTGTTGTAGACGAAAAACGGTCTCACGGGGCAATTGCTTGAAGTTTATCGCGAGTAGCCGGCTTTGAACAAGCGCAGGCCGCGGCTCGACCTGCCATAAAATCGCACTCCGAACCACTGACGGACAGTTGCCACGGCGAAAGCGATCGGGAATGCTTAACCGACGAACAGTGGCGGCCATTTTGCCGACCAATCTGACAAAAGGTGCATGCGATGACCACGAGCGGCAATTCACGCTCGCTTGACGTGCGCAAACGGATGTCCCATCCAGTGGTCGACGGTGACGGCCATACCACCGAATTCATGCCCGCCGTACACGACTATATCAGCCGGTTGGGCGGCCCGAAAATGCTGGAGCGCTACTTGGAATGGGAGCGCACACGTGGTTTCTGGGCCTGGTACAATTTTACTCCCGAGCAGCGGCGCGAGACTCGTCCGATGCGCCCAATCTGGTGGTCGCGAACCCCTAATACCCGCGACCAGGCCACCATGATGTTCCCCCGCCTGCTGCGCGAGCGACTCGACGAGACCGGAATCGATTTCACCATCCTTTTCCCCAGCATCGGCCTAACCTCGATGCGGCCCGAGGACCCCGAACTGCGCCAATGTGCGGTGCGCGCCTACAATACCTACCACGCCGACATCTACCGCGAGCACGCAAGCCGCATGACCCCGGTCGCCGTGATCCCGATCAACACCCCGCAAGAAGCCATCGCGGAGCTGGAATACTCAGTCAAAGCCCTGGGCTACAAGGCGGTCTGCTTTCCCGACTACGTGCCACGCCCGATTCCCTACATGGCGCGCAAGTACGGCGTGGCTGACGCCACTCGCTTCGCCTACTGGATGGACTTCATGAGCGTGGACAGCGAGTACGACTACGATCCGGTGTGGCGTAAATGCCTGGAACTCAAGGTCGCCCCCGCCTTCCACGGCCAAGGCTTTTTTGGCGGGCGCACCTCGATCACCAACTTCATGCACAACCATATCGGCCAGTTCGCCGCCGCCCACGAAGCGGTTTGCCGGGGGCTGTTCTTCGCCGGCGTGACCCGCCGCCTCCCCCAGCTCAACTTCTCCTTTTTGGAGGGCGGCGTGGGCTGGGCCTGCATCCTCTACAGCGACTTGTTCGGGCACTTTGAGAAACGTTGCATCGAGGCCATTCCCAAGTACAACCCTGCCAACCTCGATCTCAAACTCTTTCTCGAGCTGGCCCGTAATTACGGCGGCGAAATCGTTGAGGGCCGGCTCACCGAGCGCTTCATTGACATGCTCACCTGGCGCGGGCGCAACGAAGATCCTGCCCTGATGGATGAATTCGCCCGCTGCCAGATTCATCACAAGCGCGAGATCAAAGACCTCTTTGTGCCCCATTTCTTCTTCGGCTGTGAAGCCGACGATCCAATCAGCGCCTGGGCCTTTGATCGCAAGAAAAATCGTTATCAGGCCAAGCTCAATGCCTTCTTCAGCTCGGATATCGGCCACTGGGACGTGTGGGACATTCGTGACGTCACCGCTGAAGCCTACGAAATGGTCGAGCACGGACTGCTCAACGAAGACGAATTTCGCGACTTCATGTTCAACCATGCGGTGCGATGCTGG harbors:
- a CDS encoding amidohydrolase family protein, producing the protein MTTSGNSRSLDVRKRMSHPVVDGDGHTTEFMPAVHDYISRLGGPKMLERYLEWERTRGFWAWYNFTPEQRRETRPMRPIWWSRTPNTRDQATMMFPRLLRERLDETGIDFTILFPSIGLTSMRPEDPELRQCAVRAYNTYHADIYREHASRMTPVAVIPINTPQEAIAELEYSVKALGYKAVCFPDYVPRPIPYMARKYGVADATRFAYWMDFMSVDSEYDYDPVWRKCLELKVAPAFHGQGFFGGRTSITNFMHNHIGQFAAAHEAVCRGLFFAGVTRRLPQLNFSFLEGGVGWACILYSDLFGHFEKRCIEAIPKYNPANLDLKLFLELARNYGGEIVEGRLTERFIDMLTWRGRNEDPALMDEFARCQIHHKREIKDLFVPHFFFGCEADDPISAWAFDRKKNRYQAKLNAFFSSDIGHWDVWDIRDVTAEAYEMVEHGLLNEDEFRDFMFNHAVRCWGQVNPDFFKGTIVEDQAAAVLRNSVKQIPAAA
- the cysS gene encoding cysteine--tRNA ligase, encoding MRPFFVYNTLTRAVEEFKPLTPGVVTYYSCGPTVYLPQHLGNMRSYLFTDVLQRALRFNGYEVRHVMNITDVGHMTSDEDAGEDKIEKTAREQGRSPAEVAEYYIAQFRHDLELLHIEPPTVPPGRYARATEHIPDMIALIDRIVKRGYGYVTQSGVYFDLKRWRGPGGRGRLARQSLEEQSSTQRLEHADDKRSPHDFALWVLNQPHHIMQWDSPWGRGYPGWHIECSAMAMKYLGPTIDIHSGGLDHVPIHHENEIAQSEAATGQPFVHYFMHNAFLVGMEGAKISKSAGRFPVLADVVAAGLNPLAFRLFCLGAKYRSELAFNMEAVRAAQSNLDYFAEFARSQPEPAEEDAPWAAEYVERFREALNNDLNTPQALAVALELVAEAYRRGDYHIWRALCACDSVLGLDLDAMRRRAGSGTLPPAIATLAAQRAAARGQRDFARADALRREIEAAGYEVKDTAQGSVIQLRGV